In Cyanobacteriota bacterium, a single genomic region encodes these proteins:
- a CDS encoding transposase has protein sequence MSKEVDFMPRKNRTLYPGAIYHVFDRGVDKQPVFHDDKDREKFLSILEELCFPYNFVLHAFCLMGNHYHILLQTYEANMPEIMQRVLCKYAKYFNTKYARVGYLFQDRYDDRNVYTEDYFVTLFRYFALNPVDDQVTKEPQDYVWSSYSDYYYKKNRYNFLCKDLFKALFNESNMSAEDVHDYVLCPKEELSLNYNFDTQLFRVKDAMFIPKLITNDERTELILEGIDALSLNFAKKRQMKAFFLKSYTTLTDKCILKLSDYSYTNSVSKICRDWKHWILDKEELLELRVELESKFVIPGVGFL, from the coding sequence ATGTCTAAAGAAGTTGATTTTATGCCAAGAAAAAATAGAACATTATATCCAGGTGCTATCTACCATGTCTTTGATAGAGGGGTCGACAAACAACCAGTTTTTCATGATGATAAAGATAGAGAAAAATTCTTGTCGATTTTAGAAGAGCTATGCTTTCCTTATAATTTTGTTTTGCATGCATTTTGTTTAATGGGAAACCATTATCATATTCTATTGCAAACTTATGAAGCTAACATGCCTGAGATTATGCAGAGAGTACTTTGTAAGTATGCAAAATATTTTAATACTAAATATGCCAGAGTTGGTTATTTGTTTCAGGATCGATATGATGATAGGAATGTTTATACTGAAGATTATTTTGTAACGCTATTCCGTTATTTTGCCTTAAATCCAGTTGATGACCAGGTCACAAAAGAGCCGCAAGACTATGTCTGGAGTAGCTACTCCGATTACTATTATAAGAAAAATAGATATAACTTCTTGTGTAAGGATCTTTTTAAGGCATTATTTAATGAATCTAATATGAGTGCTGAGGATGTGCATGATTATGTACTTTGTCCCAAAGAAGAACTTAGCTTGAATTATAACTTTGATACACAGTTGTTTAGAGTCAAAGATGCAATGTTTATTCCAAAGCTAATAACTAATGATGAAAGGACGGAATTGATTCTTGAAGGTATAGATGCTCTGTCTCTCAATTTTGCAAAGAAAAGACAAATGAAAGCATTTTTTTTGAAAAGCTATACTACGTTAACTGACAAATGTATTTTGAAATTATCGGATTATAGTTACACCAATTCGGTGTCTAAAATATGTAGAGATTGGAAGCATTGGATATTAGATAAAGAGGAATTACTTGAATTACGGGTTGAACTCGAGTCCAAATTTGTGATACCCGGGGTGGGGTTTTTGTGA
- the dxr gene encoding 1-deoxy-D-xylulose-5-phosphate reductoisomerase, which yields MKRISIIGSTGSIGTQALDIIRNRNSGKGSPDFDVVALSAGRNLERLIDQIKEFRPQYISILKKEDQDTIKELFPEINILKNIEEIAAIEKIDIFLSAVVGITGLKANLIALQHAKRVAVANKETLVSAKHLVREYSQKYQSELIPVDSEHVAIHQCLGTHSQSEIHEILLTSSGGPFRTLDKEDLKNVTLQQALKHPKWSMGPKITIDSSTLMNKGLEVIEVNSLFDIDYDQIQVVIHPQSIVHSAVTFVDGNTIAQMSMPDMKVPIQYAIDYPNRYPIELEERFNIFSMGSLDFEFPDTKKFPALNLAYAAGRQGHSFPTALNSVNEAAVALFLEEKIQYLDIAKIIEGELNQHKLIKNPCVDTILEIDKEIKERQYFQYK from the coding sequence ATGAAACGCATTTCAATAATAGGCTCAACTGGTTCAATAGGAACACAAGCGCTAGACATCATTAGAAACAGAAACTCAGGCAAAGGCAGCCCAGATTTTGACGTCGTGGCACTAAGCGCTGGTAGAAACCTCGAACGACTAATAGATCAAATCAAAGAATTCAGACCACAATACATCAGCATCCTCAAAAAAGAGGATCAAGACACCATCAAGGAGTTATTCCCTGAAATAAACATACTCAAAAACATAGAAGAAATTGCAGCAATTGAAAAAATAGATATTTTTCTAAGTGCAGTTGTTGGTATAACCGGACTCAAAGCAAATCTCATTGCACTGCAACACGCCAAAAGAGTAGCAGTAGCCAATAAAGAAACCCTCGTCTCAGCAAAACACTTAGTAAGAGAGTACTCACAAAAATACCAATCTGAATTAATCCCTGTTGATAGTGAACACGTTGCAATTCATCAATGCCTAGGAACACACTCACAGTCAGAGATTCACGAGATCCTCCTCACTTCATCAGGTGGACCCTTCAGAACTCTTGATAAAGAAGATCTCAAAAATGTCACACTACAGCAAGCACTCAAACATCCCAAATGGAGCATGGGTCCCAAAATCACTATCGACTCGAGCACCCTGATGAACAAAGGTTTAGAAGTAATCGAAGTCAATTCACTATTTGATATTGATTACGATCAAATCCAAGTGGTGATTCACCCTCAGTCAATCGTCCACAGCGCCGTAACATTTGTTGATGGTAACACCATTGCGCAAATGAGCATGCCCGACATGAAGGTACCAATTCAATATGCAATCGATTATCCCAACCGCTATCCAATAGAACTAGAAGAAAGGTTCAATATTTTCTCAATGGGTAGTCTTGATTTTGAATTCCCCGACACCAAAAAATTTCCAGCACTAAATTTAGCTTATGCAGCTGGCAGGCAAGGACATAGTTTTCCAACTGCACTCAATTCAGTTAATGAAGCGGCTGTAGCTCTCTTCTTAGAAGAAAAGATTCAATATCTTGATATCGCCAAGATAATAGAAGGTGAACTCAACCAACACAAACTCATTAAAAATCCATGCGTGGATACAATACTCGAAATTGATAAAGAGATTAAGGAAAGACAATATTTCCAATACAAATAA
- a CDS encoding peptidoglycan DD-metalloendopeptidase family protein gives MATALLPLFARAESLSLHEKQEILEDLNKKKSNLASKLKEARLKEAYASDKLNNITRKLRNAQNELELNRKYLASNKEAWQKTKDRLEEIEEHKLDLEGEAKKRILAVYKQNRVKIIDGLVNSPSATDYLDHIYYQRRVMEYDKQVIDALMDQTENIRKYKSILTNESAKIETITNRLKGIEIDIAQQKNAQGKILVKLKEERQIYEESERQLEKESIKLIYKITELSGSKLDNPDATGSFTYPVKARITSPYGPRRHPIFGVRSMHSGIDLAAPRGTSIKASEGGLVIYAGWYGGYGRVVIVDHSKGYTTLYAHLDKIDVQVGERIKQGKVVGREGATGYATGPHLHFEVRSNGKPQNPTLYLQDA, from the coding sequence TTGGCAACAGCACTATTGCCCTTATTTGCGAGAGCTGAAAGTTTATCACTACATGAAAAACAAGAAATCCTCGAAGATCTAAACAAAAAAAAAAGCAACCTTGCCAGTAAACTCAAGGAAGCACGCCTTAAAGAAGCCTATGCTTCTGACAAACTGAATAATATAACTCGCAAACTAAGAAATGCACAAAATGAGCTTGAGCTTAATCGCAAATACCTGGCAAGTAATAAAGAGGCTTGGCAAAAAACAAAAGATAGACTCGAAGAGATAGAAGAGCATAAACTGGATTTAGAAGGTGAAGCCAAAAAACGTATACTTGCAGTCTACAAACAAAACAGAGTCAAGATCATAGACGGATTAGTAAATTCACCTAGTGCAACTGACTACCTTGATCATATTTATTACCAAAGAAGAGTAATGGAGTATGACAAACAAGTAATTGATGCACTAATGGATCAAACAGAAAATATCAGAAAATATAAATCGATACTAACAAATGAATCAGCCAAGATCGAAACAATCACTAACCGCTTAAAGGGCATCGAAATTGACATTGCGCAACAAAAAAATGCACAAGGCAAGATTCTAGTCAAACTCAAAGAAGAAAGACAAATATACGAAGAATCAGAAAGACAACTTGAAAAAGAGTCAATCAAGCTCATATACAAGATTACAGAGCTTTCCGGCAGCAAGCTAGACAACCCAGACGCTACAGGTTCATTTACTTATCCTGTCAAAGCACGAATCACTTCTCCATATGGACCACGTCGACATCCAATTTTTGGTGTTAGAAGTATGCACAGTGGTATTGATCTTGCTGCACCGAGAGGCACTAGTATCAAAGCATCAGAAGGTGGCTTAGTAATCTATGCTGGTTGGTATGGTGGTTACGGTAGGGTAGTAATCGTGGATCACTCCAAAGGCTATACTACTCTTTATGCTCACCTAGACAAGATAGACGTGCAAGTCGGAGAAAGAATCAAGCAAGGCAAAGTCGTTGGTAGAGAGGGAGCGACTGGCTATGCAACCGGACCTCACTTGCATTTTGAAGTTAGATCCAATGGTAAACCTCAAAACCCAACTTTGTACTTACAAGACGCTTAA
- a CDS encoding lysylphosphatidylglycerol synthase transmembrane domain-containing protein, with the protein MNKKLALIIKLAVSILLVVILIKVADLDLKKTFIAIKETDLKWFIICTMMFTATTFTNAYRWWVLARLLNYELSFFKAIRMYFEAMFANNFLPSNFGGDAIRAYDLGRNDKTWLRAASTILTERFFGFVMMFCMIPIGLVFMQFSPIGQQVPNEVKLALLVAFGGLVIALASYQLWSKIPWNIVQKFNYAVHEYTRCTKSLKQVVFWTFMTHMFLLAGNVCSAYALGVSLSEIPAWYWLIMTPAATLISFVVPALKGVGAKEASYIYFLGYLGITSDKGLAIGFIAFVATLIASLPGISIAFKKIKINKVIEEEKLHEAEELKKVK; encoded by the coding sequence ATGAACAAAAAACTCGCGCTAATTATTAAACTCGCAGTGTCAATTCTTTTGGTTGTCATCCTTATTAAAGTAGCCGACCTGGATCTCAAAAAAACATTTATCGCAATCAAAGAAACCGACCTCAAGTGGTTCATTATTTGCACCATGATGTTTACGGCAACCACCTTCACAAATGCCTATAGATGGTGGGTTCTAGCCCGACTGCTCAATTACGAGCTGAGTTTCTTTAAGGCAATCCGCATGTATTTTGAAGCGATGTTTGCAAATAATTTCTTGCCATCCAATTTTGGTGGCGATGCCATTAGAGCTTACGACCTAGGCAGAAATGACAAGACCTGGCTAAGAGCAGCAAGCACAATACTTACTGAGAGATTTTTTGGATTTGTGATGATGTTTTGTATGATACCCATTGGTCTTGTCTTCATGCAGTTTAGTCCAATTGGACAGCAAGTACCCAACGAAGTCAAACTAGCTCTATTAGTGGCTTTTGGCGGGCTGGTCATTGCTCTTGCCAGCTATCAACTATGGTCAAAGATCCCATGGAACATAGTACAGAAATTCAATTACGCAGTTCATGAATACACAAGATGTACCAAAAGCCTCAAGCAAGTAGTGTTCTGGACTTTCATGACACATATGTTTTTATTAGCTGGCAATGTTTGTTCAGCCTACGCACTTGGAGTGAGCCTCTCTGAGATACCTGCATGGTACTGGCTGATCATGACTCCCGCAGCCACACTTATTAGCTTTGTGGTTCCAGCACTCAAGGGTGTTGGCGCCAAAGAAGCAAGCTATATTTATTTCCTTGGTTACCTCGGGATCACAAGTGACAAGGGTCTTGCAATAGGGTTTATTGCCTTTGTGGCAACCCTAATTGCTTCATTACCGGGAATCAGTATCGCCTTCAAGAAAATAAAGATCAATAAAGTCATTGAAGAAGAGAAGCTACATGAGGCTGAAGAGCTAAAAAAGGTTAAATAG